The following are from one region of the Ignavibacteriota bacterium genome:
- a CDS encoding T9SS type A sorting domain-containing protein produces the protein MRVSRQLILLYLFFVFIPAIEMLAGGNNFNNTPDKLDSNSISLFPTEESGLIFQKAFAYRKQDSSYVDIIQLKNLSGFAHAIQFRIKINKAEDDSTILIFESLEKGADISDPKWVINYNVIEGTTLSNDAYECEVLVLLYNTSQNGVLQPGNYNELFKVNYRIAEIPVIQDSVKSSMKIANAIASTIQGQQIDITPSREEFIIVIKGIYIIPDQGLIFEQDTVYRLEDDSYIDIMQLKDLQYKAQALQFRLLVNKVLDDNVILTFQNIQKGADVIDPSWVLTYNVFRGPLTGNGASVDEILVLLFNLNQDNGLPPGDYNELLKVKYRVANLPALQDSVKSSFKISDAEASTYQGFPIDITPSRDELTVIALNRVAAYGDVNGDGCLDILDIIMIVDHIVGRDSLETDEFERANIAPWIPGDPEPNPDAYVNVQDLSLLQNIILTGIYPNGIPINGCSFTSFPKVEGEEDYKVKLYIYEKGITAYLNTSTDVRAAQIEFAGEFQVPNNMLITTDLGNGYYYEGSDQLRVLLYDRKGTKIIESGENFLAEIPFNISNPQSISIDNLILINVNRERIFNADIEIIYSEPPYIPLDYVLYQNYPNPFNPSTSVRFEVPVDSKVMIKVYDILGREIKTLFNEQVQKGQYTLEWDGLNDSGFPMSTGTYIYRMIANEFVQSKKMLLLK, from the coding sequence ATGCGGGTTTCCCGTCAATTAATTTTATTGTATTTATTCTTTGTTTTTATTCCTGCAATTGAAATGCTGGCAGGTGGAAACAATTTTAATAACACTCCGGATAAACTGGATTCAAATTCTATTTCATTATTTCCTACCGAGGAATCCGGTTTAATTTTTCAAAAAGCATTTGCATACCGCAAACAAGACAGTTCTTATGTAGATATAATTCAACTAAAAAATCTTAGTGGATTTGCACACGCTATCCAATTCAGAATAAAAATAAACAAAGCCGAAGACGATAGCACAATACTGATTTTTGAAAGTTTGGAAAAAGGTGCTGATATCAGTGATCCTAAATGGGTAATCAATTACAATGTTATTGAAGGTACTACTTTATCCAATGACGCATACGAGTGTGAAGTTTTAGTTCTATTATATAACACAAGTCAGAATGGTGTTTTACAGCCAGGTAATTATAACGAACTGTTTAAAGTGAATTACAGGATTGCGGAGATTCCGGTCATTCAGGACAGTGTAAAATCATCGATGAAAATTGCGAATGCAATTGCCAGTACAATACAAGGACAGCAAATTGATATAACACCATCGAGAGAGGAATTCATAATAGTCATTAAAGGAATTTATATCATACCTGATCAGGGATTAATTTTTGAGCAAGATACTGTTTATAGATTGGAAGATGATTCATATATAGATATAATGCAATTAAAAGATTTGCAATACAAAGCACAAGCATTACAATTCAGGCTGCTCGTTAACAAAGTTCTTGATGATAATGTTATTCTGACATTCCAGAATATTCAGAAAGGTGCAGATGTAATTGATCCAAGCTGGGTACTTACATATAATGTATTCAGAGGACCACTTACCGGAAACGGAGCATCGGTTGATGAAATACTGGTTTTGTTATTTAATCTTAATCAGGATAATGGACTACCTCCCGGTGATTACAATGAATTGTTAAAAGTCAAATACCGTGTAGCCAATCTTCCGGCATTGCAGGACAGCGTAAAATCATCATTCAAAATTTCGGATGCAGAAGCAAGTACTTATCAGGGTTTTCCAATAGATATAACTCCTTCAAGAGATGAACTTACTGTCATTGCACTTAACAGGGTTGCAGCTTATGGTGATGTTAATGGTGATGGATGTCTGGATATTCTTGATATAATTATGATAGTAGATCATATTGTCGGAAGAGACTCACTTGAAACAGATGAATTCGAAAGAGCAAATATTGCTCCATGGATTCCAGGTGATCCGGAACCAAATCCTGATGCTTATGTTAATGTGCAGGATTTATCTCTTCTTCAAAATATTATTCTTACTGGAATTTATCCAAACGGAATTCCAATCAACGGATGTTCTTTCACCAGTTTTCCAAAAGTTGAAGGTGAAGAAGATTATAAAGTAAAACTCTATATTTATGAAAAAGGAATTACTGCATATCTGAATACCAGCACTGATGTAAGAGCAGCTCAGATTGAATTTGCTGGCGAATTTCAAGTACCGAACAATATGTTAATAACTACAGATCTTGGAAATGGATATTATTATGAAGGTTCTGATCAATTAAGAGTTTTGTTATATGACAGAAAAGGTACAAAAATTATTGAATCAGGAGAGAATTTTCTTGCTGAGATACCTTTTAATATCAGCAACCCTCAAAGTATCAGCATTGATAATCTAATACTGATCAATGTTAATAGAGAAAGAATTTTTAACGCTGATATCGAAATAATTTATTCTGAACCACCATACATTCCACTTGATTACGTTTTATATCAGAATTATCCTAACCCGTTCAATCCATCAACGAGCGTGAGGTTCGAAGTTCCGGTTGACAGTAAAGTAATGATTAAAGTATATGATATTCTCGGAAGAGAAATTAAAACGCTGTTTAATGAGCAGGTTCAAAAAGGTCAGTACACACTTGAGTGGGATGGACTAAATGATTCAGGATTTCCGATGAGCACCGGAACTTACATTTACAGAATGATTGCAAACGAATTTGTTCAGTCGAAGAAGATGCTTCTTCTCAAATGA
- a CDS encoding T9SS type A sorting domain-containing protein: MVCTNGCEVNGKPHLLEGRDFINNGTTPKPGYTQFTYPHPLRQNGPTDISEISLLPQKFELFQNYPNPFNPSTVISYNLPVSSYVTLKVFDILGNEVTTLVNEQKPAGTYEVEFNTSSIKHFPSSGIYFYQLKCGSFIQTKKMSLLK; encoded by the coding sequence ATGGTTTGTACTAACGGTTGTGAAGTAAACGGAAAACCACATCTTCTTGAAGGAAGAGATTTTATCAATAACGGTACAACACCAAAACCTGGATATACTCAGTTTACATATCCGCATCCATTACGGCAGAACGGACCAACTGATATTTCAGAAATAAGTTTGTTACCACAGAAATTCGAGCTATTTCAAAACTATCCGAATCCATTTAATCCAAGTACAGTAATCAGTTATAATTTGCCAGTTAGCAGCTATGTAACATTGAAAGTTTTTGACATTTTAGGAAATGAAGTCACAACTCTCGTCAACGAACAAAAACCTGCCGGTACTTATGAAGTTGAGTTTAATACATCTTCCATCAAACATTTTCCATCTTCCGGAATTTATTTTTATCAATTAAAATGCGGAAGTTTCATACAAACAAAAAAAATGTCATTGCTTAAGTAA
- a CDS encoding T9SS type A sorting domain-containing protein: MKISLLGLLFGIVSFYNIQSIRAAEFIVSNSTELQNAINNVQGGDTISLLSGNYDNLTISGKNNISFVVIRSNTGATAIFSSINISNCSYWKLSGVYIKPRYTSGADGKNALRLDGNYLTAENCNINYSDDISGWTDSDWVSQAGNGITMDGTNITVKNNLVSVVDHGISNGAQYTLVSGNIISNFRGDGIRGLGDDANYEYNLIKNSYDVDDNHDDGFQSWSVGPGGVGTGVVKNIILRGNTIINFEDPNQPYRSNLQGIGLFDGMFENWLVENNLIITDHWHGISFYGAIDCKIINNTVVDNDLTPSPDPWIMVTDHKNGTPSSGVTVRNNISTDFSFSGGVSEDHNIEITMNNASNYFVNPSGGNGDYHLIITSPAVDAGSSVLAPTVDKDGIIRPQGNGFDIGCYEYSNTTGIVDEENNPTDFQLFQNYPNPFNPSTVISYQLPVSSFVTLKVYDLLGREVATLVNEYLEAGFHSTFYIMNSTLTSGIYFYQMSVRTPGEKAENFTITKSMLLIK, translated from the coding sequence ATGAAAATATCTTTACTTGGTTTGCTTTTTGGAATTGTATCATTTTACAATATTCAATCGATTAGAGCTGCTGAATTTATAGTATCCAATTCAACGGAATTACAAAACGCTATTAACAATGTTCAAGGTGGAGATACAATCAGCCTACTGAGTGGTAATTATGATAACCTCACAATCTCCGGAAAGAATAACATCTCTTTTGTTGTTATCAGATCAAATACAGGAGCTACAGCAATTTTTTCAAGTATTAATATTAGCAATTGCAGCTATTGGAAATTATCCGGCGTTTATATCAAACCAAGATACACCAGCGGTGCAGACGGTAAAAATGCATTGAGGTTAGACGGTAATTATCTCACTGCCGAAAATTGTAACATAAATTATTCAGATGATATTTCTGGCTGGACAGATTCTGATTGGGTTTCCCAGGCAGGTAATGGTATTACAATGGATGGAACAAATATAACCGTCAAAAATAATCTCGTCAGTGTAGTTGATCATGGAATTTCAAATGGTGCTCAGTACACATTGGTTTCCGGAAACATCATATCAAATTTTCGTGGAGATGGGATAAGAGGTTTGGGTGACGATGCGAATTACGAATATAACTTAATAAAAAATTCGTACGATGTAGATGACAATCACGATGATGGATTTCAATCCTGGTCAGTTGGTCCGGGTGGTGTTGGTACTGGTGTTGTTAAAAATATTATTTTGCGCGGAAACACAATTATAAATTTTGAAGATCCAAACCAGCCATACAGAAGTAACCTTCAGGGAATTGGTTTGTTCGATGGAATGTTTGAGAACTGGCTCGTTGAAAACAATCTGATTATAACTGATCACTGGCATGGAATTTCTTTTTACGGCGCTATTGATTGTAAAATAATAAACAATACTGTTGTGGATAATGATTTAACACCATCACCTGACCCATGGATTATGGTTACCGATCATAAAAATGGAACGCCTTCATCAGGAGTTACTGTGCGAAATAATATTTCTACAGATTTTTCATTTTCAGGTGGCGTATCTGAAGATCATAATATAGAAATTACAATGAATAATGCTTCGAATTACTTTGTAAATCCATCCGGAGGAAATGGAGATTATCATTTAATTATTACAAGTCCTGCTGTTGATGCCGGAAGTTCTGTTCTTGCACCAACCGTTGATAAAGATGGGATAATTCGTCCGCAAGGAAATGGTTTTGATATTGGATGCTATGAATATTCAAATACTACAGGAATAGTGGATGAAGAAAATAACCCAACTGATTTTCAGTTATTCCAAAACTATCCGAATCCATTTAATCCAAGTACTGTAATCAGTTATCAATTGCCAGTAAGCAGTTTCGTAACATTGAAAGTTTATGATTTATTGGGCAGAGAAGTTGCAACACTCGTAAATGAATATCTCGAAGCTGGTTTTCATTCTACATTTTACATTATGAATTCTACATTAACAAGCGGAATTTATTTCTATCAAATGTCGGTACGAACTCCAGGTGAGAAAGCTGAGAACTTTACAATTACAAAGTCAATGTTATTAATCAAATAG